The Streptomyces sp. NBC_00236 DNA window AGCAGCTTCGACTGATGGCCGTACACGCCCACCCCGACGACGAGTCGAGCAAGGGCGCGGCCACCATGGCCAAGTATGTGTCCGAGGGGGTGGACGTGCTGGTCGTGACCTGCACGGGAGGCGAGCGCGGCTCCATCCTCAACCCGAAACTCCAGGGGGACGCGTACATCGAGGAGCACATCCACGAGGTACGCAAGAAGGAGATGGACGAGGCCCGGGAGATCCTGGGCGTCAAGCAGGAGTGGCTCGGCTTCGTCGACTCGGGCCTGCCCGAGGGCGACCCGCTGCCGCCGCTGCCCGACGGCTGCTTCGCGCTGGAGGACGAGACCGTGGCGGCGGGGCGCCTCGTCGCGAAGATCCGCGCCTTCCGGCCGCAGGTCATCACCACGTACGACGAGAACGGGGGCTACCCGCACCCCGACCACATCATGACCCACACCATCTCGATGATCGCCTTCGAGGGAGCGGCGGACACCGAGAAGTTCCCCGAGGCGGAGTTCGGTCCCGCCTGGACGCCGCAGAAGCTGTACTACAACCAGGGCTTCAACAAGCCGCGCACGGTCGCGCTGCACGAGGCCCTGCTGGCGCGGGGCCTGGAGTCGCCGTACGGGGACTGGCTGGAGCGCTGGAAGGAGTTCGAGCGCGCCGAACGCACGCTGACCACGCACGTTCCGTGCGCGGACTTCTTCGAGATCCGCGACAAGGCGCTGATCGCGCACGCGACGCAGATCGATCCGGACGGCGGCTGGTTTCGCGTTCCGATGGACATCCAGCGGGAGGTCTGGCCGACCGAGGAGTACGAGCTGGCGAAGTCTCTCGTCGATACCTCCCTCCCCGAGAGCGACCTCTTCGCGGGCATCCGCGACAATGCCTGATATGTACGCGACTCAGGCACTGACGCACCTCGTCCCGCTCGCCGAGGAACTGGACAAGAACAAGGTGACCCCCGGGGTCCTCGGCTTCATCGTCTTCGCAGCGCTCGCCGTGGGCGTGTGGCTGCTGATGAAGTCCATGAACCGGCACATGGGGAAGGTCGACTTCGAGGAAGCGCCGGATCCGGCGGCGACGGAGGGTGTGGCGGAGCCGGTGGGTTCCGCGGGTTCCACGCAGCGGAAGTAGTGCGGTGGCGGGGCGGGGCGGAACCGGGGTGACCGGTGGCTCCCCGCCCCTGCGGGCCGGGTTCGTCCTCAAACGCCGGACGGGCTGAAAAGACGCCCTCAATCGCCGGGCGGGCTTGATGGTGCGGGAGTGGGCCGGAAGGCGCCTTCCATCGCCGGGCGGGCCCGACAGGGCCGGACAGGCCTGACAGGGCCGGACAGGCCCCGTGCGGGCTGGTCATGGGGTCGCCGGGATCGCCACGCCCATGATTTCGCGGGCATGGCGGGTCGGGATCAGGCCCAGGCGCCAGGCCTGCCAGCCGTCCTCCAGGTCCACGCCCCGGTTCAGGACCACCCGGAACGCCTCCGCGCAGTCCTCCAGCTTCGCGTCCCTCGTGGGATGGCCGGCCTCGGTCAGGTCGGCCAGTTCCTGCTGGGCCACCACCGTGCCCACCTCGATCCCGCCGGGTGAGGCGTACGGCAGCAGCGTGCAGCGCAGGAAGCGGGCCCAGTCCGCGCCCCGCGCGTCGCCGTACGAGTCGAACAGCTCGGCCGCCTCGCCGCACAGCTCCAGGGCCTGCGGCGCGCGCTGGTTGCCCGCGTCGATCAGGGCCAGCTCCAGAGCCGTCCAGGCCTCCCCGTGGGCGACCCCGATGCGGCGGAAGTCGGCCCGCGCGTCGACCAGCAACTGGCGCGCGAACCCCGAATTGCGCAGGTTGCCCGTCTGGGCGGCCCGCTGGTCGCGGGTGACGCGCCCCGAGTGGTGGCGGGCGCACGCCAGCCCGTACACATCGCGCATCCGGGAGAACATCGTGCGGGCCCGCTCCAGCTGCCGTACCGCCTGATCGGTGTCGCCGGCCTCCTCCAGGGCCTGGCCCAGGTAGTAGAGCGTCCACGCCTCACCGCGGGCGTCCTCGCTGTCGCGGTGACGGGCCAGGGCCGCGTTCAGCTGCTCGACCGCGGGGGCCGGATCGCCGTCCATCAGCCGGGCCCGGGCCAGCTGGGTCAGCGCCCACGCCTCGCCCCGCTCGTCCCGCGTCCGCCCGTACAGATCCAGGGCCGTACGCAGCGCGGCCTCGGCCCGCTCCACCTCGCCCGTCCGCAGGCGCACCTGACCCAGCTGGAACTGCGTCCACGCCTCCCCGTGCAGCGACTCGCCCTCGCGGTGCAGGACCAGCGCCGTGTCCAGCAGCTCCAGCGCCTCGGCCAGGTGGGCCCGGTCGCGTTCCACCGCGGCCAGCGCGTGCAGCGACCAGGCACGGTCCTCCGCCTGGGCCGCGGACGACTGGAGCTCGATCGCCTCGCGCAGCCGCGCCGCCGCCTCCGTCAGGTTGCCCTGGTGGTGCAGGGTGATGCCGAGCGAGCACAGCGCCAGCGCCGTACCCGAGTCGTTCTGCGCCTCGCGGTACAGGCCGACGACGGACGACAGCGTGGTGCGGGCCTTGTCCAGCTCGCCGAGCTGACGGGCCGCGATGCCGGTCCGCCACTGCACCGAACGCTCCAGCAGCCCCTGGTCGACGGCCTGCGTCAACTCACTGATCTCGCCCAGCCGGTAGAGGTCGCCGCGCAGCAGGCAGTAGTCGCACAGCGCGCCCAGGAGGTCGAGTACCGCGCCCTGGTCGACGCCCTCGCTGTGCCGCAGCGCGGACGTGATGAAGCTCGACTCGTCGTCCAGCCAGCGCAGTGCCGCGTCGAGGGAGCCGAAGCCGTGCGGTCCGAACTGCCCGGCCCGGGTGGACATCTTGCCGTCGACCATCCGGATGACCGCGCCCGCCAGCTCGGCGTAGTTCGCGATGAGCCGCTCCTGCGCGGCCGTGCGGTCCGCGGCCTCCTCCTCGTCGTTCAGCCGGGCCAGGGCGAAGCCCCGTACGAGGTCGTGCAGCCGGTAGCGCGAGCCCCGCACATGGTCCAGCAGACCGGCCTCCGCCAGGGCGGTCAGCAGCCGTCCGGCCTCCTGCTCGTCGGCCGACAGCAGCGCGGCGGCCGCCGCGGCGCCGAGGCTGGCCCGACCGGCCAGCGCGAGCCTGCGCAGCAGCCGCCGCGCCTGCTCGGACTGGTCGGTGTAGCGCAGCCACAGGGCCCGCTCGACCGGCGGGACCGGTCCGTACGCGGCCAGGTCGGCCGCCAGCGTGCCCGGGGTGCGCGCCCCGAGTGAGGAGCCCGCGACCCGCAGCGCCAGCGGCAGCCCGCCGCACAGCTCGGTGATCGCCTCGCCGGCCGGGTAGTCGTACGGCCCCTCCCCGTCCTCCTGGGACACCTCCCGCAGCAGCTCCTCCGCACCCGCCGGGTCCAGCGCCCCGACCTCCAGCTGATGGACCCGGGCCGGCAGGGACTCCGGCAGACCGAGCGGTTCCCGGGCGGTGACCAGGACGAGGCTGTCCGAGCGCTCCGGTATCAGCGTGCGGACCTGCTCGGCATCGCTCGCGTCGTCGAGGACGACCGTCACCGGGGTGCCGGTCAGGTGCTGGTGGTACAGCTCGCTGAGCCTGCGCACCTGCTGCCCGGCGGAGGAGCTGTCGCGGAACAGCAGTTGCTCGCGGGGGGCGCCGAGCCGGTTCAGCAGATGCAGGAGCGCGTCCCGGGTCGGCAGCGGCGGCTCGTCGTCGGCGCCGCCGCGCAGATCGACCACGCACGCGCCCCGGAACTGGTCCTTGAGGCTGTGCGCCGCCCGCACGGCCAGGGTGGTGCGCCCGGAGCCCGGCGGTCCGTGCAGGACGACGACGGTCGGCTTCGTCTCGGTCGAGGCGCGGGCCGCGTGCACCCACTGGGTGATCTGCGCCAGTTCGGCCCGGCGGCCGGCGAACCCGCCCTCGGAGGCGGGCAGATGACTGAACGACTGCTCAAGAAGCGCGCGCATGCGCGCGGCCGCACTGCGGTCCCCGCCGCGCAGCTGGGGCGCGGTCCGGTCCGCCGCGGCCTTCTTCTTCGCCGGGGTGCGGGACGAGGCGGCCAGCATCCGCTGCTGGTCGATGAACGGGCGGATGCCCCGCACCTCCAGCGCCGTGAGCCACTGCAGCCGCAGCTGTTCCGTCCCGCCGGGCTGCCCGAGCGCCCCTGCCCGGCGATGCGCCGCCGGCCAGTGCGAGGCGGTGACCTTGGCGACGGTGGCGGTGGCGCCGGCGACCGCGACGACGGCGCCCGCGCCGAGCGCCAGGCCCGACGCCGTACCGAGCGCCAGATCCGCGCCGAAAGCCGCAGTGGCGGCAACTCCCGTGACCAGTAACGGCGTTCCGAGCGTCGCCCGGCTGAACCGTTGCGCCAGCGGCTGCTGCCCGGCCGTCTCGACGTCGAGCGCCTGGGTGTACGTGACGTACTCCTCGCCCGCCCCGGCCGCCAGCGAGTCGAGCGCGGCGCGTCCGCGTGCCATCAGCGTGCCGGGGTCGGTCCGGCCGCCGGAGCGGCGCACCTCTTCCTCCACGGCCCGTGCCAACAGCCGTTCGGCTTCCGCCCGGTGGCTGTCCCGCATCCGCATGAGTCCCCCTCGGTCCCTGCCCTTTCGACCGGTCCGGCACCCGGCCGCCTGAGGTACCAGTCTCCCGCCTGGGACCGGCGCGCGACAGGGAGTCTGCGAGACTGCGCCGACAGCCCCCGCGCTCGATTCGGGCACACCTTCGCTTGGAAATGGATTGTCCCTCACTTCAGGAAATCATCGGCACTGATCTCATTGCTTCCGTACTATTTCTCCTGAGACCGCGGAGGTTGTGGTGCGCGAGGATTACGCAACGTTGATCGGGTTAGGGCTCAGTTCCGCAGAACTGGAGACTCTGGGTCTGGATAGGGCCGCGACGGCTGAGCCACCCGGACTCATGGACGCCTATCTGCGGCGAAGTAACAAGAAGGAGGATCTGGCCACGCTGCGAGGGCACTTGCGAGACGTAGTGCTCTGGGCGCAGGCGAACGGGCTTCAGATCCGACACGTGTGGTTCGAACAAATCTCAGCCTCCAAGTCATACGTAAGGCGTCGGGAGTTCGAGAAGGCCACGCAAGCGGTCATCGACGGCAAGTCAAGAACGCTCTGCGTGTGGAAGACGGACCGTTTCGACCGTCGTGGCATGGGCGCGGTGGGTCGGATGCTCGACGAGTTCGACCGACGGCACGCACGGCTCGTCTCCGTTTCTGAAGGGCTCGACTCGGCGCAGGGCGGCCGAATGGTCTTCGCGATCCTGAGTGAACGTGCCAGGGACGAGGCGAAGGACATAGCGCGGCGAGTGAAGATCGGGCACGACTCGCACAAGGCGGAAGGCCGAAGGGGAACAGGTAGGCCCCCCTTCGGCCTCCATAGCCCTCCAGGCAGCGGCAAGGTCGAACCTCACCCCGGCGAGTACGCCACGGCTCGCAGGCTGGCGGAACTCTTGCTCGACAAAAGGACGACGAAGGAAGCGGCCCACCAACTCAATGAGGATGGGTACCGAACCCGGAGCGGTGCCACCTGGTCACCCACGGCGGTGAGCAAGCTGGCTCAATCCCCGCTCTTCTCGGGCATGGTCCCGGTCCGGCGGCGGAAAACGGATGAGTACGGCAACCCGTTGGACATCTGGGAGGGGTACGGCGAGCCACTGCGTAACGAGATGGGCGAAGTCATCATGTGCGGAACGGGGGTTGTGACACCAGGCGAGTGGTTTCAGATCAAGGCACTCATCACCGAACGGACTGATGAGCGATGGTCAAAAGGGAAGCCGGAAGCCAAGTACTTGGGAACGGGCAGCTACCGATGCGGACGAATGCGCGACAAGAGGGGCGTGGGCGTGCTTGAACCGTGCGGTGGTTCGATGAGTCACCGAGGCGGACGCTACCGGTGCGAAGTCAGACAGACGCGGGGCAAGTCAATCTGCGCCGGGGTGGTCACTCTCGCAGATCGCATCGACCGGGCGGTTGGGCAGGCTTGGATTCACCACGTTACGGCCCTTGAGCCCGGCGATCCGGTAGTCACCGAGATGGCTCGCCGGTGGCTTGCCTTCGCTGACCCCGAGGCACAGGCGAAGAAGGACGAGGTACAGCAGGCCCTTGAGGCGGCCCGGCGGCGTGTGAAGAAACTCGAAGACGACTTCTATCTGTACGGGAAGATGGATGAAGAGCGTTTTGATGAGCTGAGTGACGGGCAGCGCGCCGTTATGGAGAGCACCACCGCGATGCTTGAGGCGTTGGACGCGGAGGCGGACCTCTCACGCCTCACGCAGGCCGATTCCCTGTGTGAGGCGTGGGAAGCAGCGGACATGACGGACAAGCGGGTGCTCCTGAAATGCGCACTTGGCAGGAACGGCATCACAGTCAGGCCTGCCGCCCGGCAGGGGGATCACACCCCGATCTTGGAACGGCTTGAGTTCGACTGGTTGTCGAAGCAGGACACAAGCACCGAGAAGTGAAGGTGGAAGCGTCAGCGGAGTGGTGCCGATCAGCGCTGTGGTGGGCGGCCGTTCTGCTTCAATGCTGGGATCGGATCTTGAGACCGGCGGCCGGTTAACCGAGATCATCGAGTTCGCGAGCGTGGCCGTCCTACGGGCGGGTACATCGGAAAAGCAGGCATCACGGTGCGCGCTGGAGACTGGTTCGGGGCACACATGCGTTGCGCTGGGAGCGATTCGCGCTGACGTGGCAACCGGGCGGCTCGAGAGTCTGCTGCCGCTCGCAGAGGCAAGCGCAACGCTGCCCCGATACCACCAGCCGACGCCTCTGGGTGTCGTAGTTGCCTGCCCGCGTCCGTGTGTGTCCCCGTGGCGCGTAGGCGGTGCTTCGGGGCGTGCGCAAGGATGGAGGTATGTCCAACCGACTCGTACACGCCACGTCCCCGTATCTCCTGCAGCACGCGGACAACCCCGTCGACTGGTGGCAGTGGGAGCCGGCCGCCTTCGAGGAGGCCCGCAAGCGCAACGTGCCCGTCTTCCTGAGTGTGGGATACAGCGCTTGCCACTGGTGTCATGTTCTGGCACACGAATCGTTCGAGGACGAGGCCACGGCGGCGTACATGAACGAGCACTTCGTGAACGTCAAGGTCGACCGCGAGGAACGCCCGGACGTGGACGCCGTGTACATGGAGGCCGTGCAGGCGGCGACGGGGCAGGGCGGCTGGCCCATGTCGGTCTTCATGACGCCGGACGGCGAACCCTTTTACTTCGGCACGTACTTCCCGCCCGAGCCTCGGCATGGCATGCCGTCCTTCCGGCAGGTGCTGGAGGGGGTTCAGAGCGCGTGGAGCAGCCGACGTGAAGAAGTCGGTGAAGTCGCGGGGAAGATCACTCGCGACCTGTCGGCACGCCAATTGGAGCACGGGACCGGCGAGCTGCCGGGCGAGGAAGAGCTTGCCCAGGCACTGCTGGGGCTTACTCGGGAGTATGACCCGGTGAGTGGCTGGCTCGGAGGTGGCAACACCAAGTTTCCGCCGAGCATGGTGATTGAATTTCTGTTGCGGCACCACGCCCGGACGAAGTCCGAGGGAGCGCTGGAGATGGCCGAAGGAATCTGTGAAGCCATGTTGCGCTCCAGCCTCTACGACCAGTTGGGCGGGGGCTTCCACCGGTACGTCCTGCGCCAGCAGGTCGATGGATCTTTGGTACCGCACTTCGAAAAAATGCTCTACGACAACGCGCTGCTCTGCCGCGTGTACGCCCACCTGTGGCGCTCCACCGGATCGGAGTCCGCCCGCCGGATCGCCCTGGAGACCGCCGACTTCATGGTCCGTGAACTGCGCACGGCCGAGGGCGGGTTCGCCTCCGCGCTGGACGCCGACAGCGAGGACGCGGACGGGAAGCACGTCGAGGGCGCCTACTACGTCTGGACGCCCGCGCAGCTGCGTGAGGTGCTGGGCGAGGAGGACGCCGTGTTCGCCGCGGAGCTCTTCGGCGTGACCGAGGAGGGCACCTTCGAGGAGGGCTCCTCGGTGCTCCAGCTCCCAGCGGAAGGCGACACGGACCAGGCCCGCGCCGCCGATGTGCGGGCCCGGCTGCTCGCCGCCCGGGAGCTGCGTGCGCGGCCGGGCCGGGACGACAAGGTGGTCGCGGCGTGGAACGGGCTGGCGATCGCCGCGCTCGCCGAGACCGGGGCCTACTTCGGCCGGCCCGACCTGATCGAGCGCGCCACCGAGGCGGCGGACCTGCTGGTGCGGCTCCACATGGGGCCCGTCGCCCGGCTGGTCCGCACCTCGAAGGACGGCCGCGCCGGTACGCACGCCGGAGTGCTGGAGGACTACGGCGATGTCGCGGAGGGCTTCCTGGCCCTGGCCGCCGTCACCGGCGAGGGGACCTGGCTGGAGTTCGCGGGCTTCCTGACCGACATCGTGCTCCAGCACTTCACCGGCGAGGGCGGGCAGTTGTACGACACGGCGGACGACGCCGAGCAGCTGATCCGGCGCCCGCAGGACCCCACCGACAGCGCGACCCCGGCAGGCTGGACCGCGGCGGCCGGTGCGCTGCTCTCGTACGCCGCCTACACCGGGTCGGAGCCCCACCGCACCGCCGCGGAAGGCGCGTTGGGTGTCGTGAAGGCGCTGGGCCCGCGGGCTCCGCGGTTCATCGGCTGGGGGCTCGCGGTGGCCGAGGCGCTGCTCGACGGGCCGCGTGAGGTGGCGGTCGCCGGACCGGTCGGCGGCGCACTGCACCGTACGGCCCTGCTGGGGCAGGCGCCGGGCGCGGTCGTCGCGGCGGGGGAGACGGCGGGGTCGGAGTTCCCGCTGCTGGCGGAACGGCCGATGCTGGGCGGTGCGCCGACGGCGTACGTGTGCAGGCACTTCGTCTGCGACGTGCCGACGACGGACCCGGAGGAGCTGGCGCGGGCGCTCAAGGGTGCCGGCGGCTGAGGCTCACAGCCGCAGGCCGCCCTCCAGCGCGATCAGCGCCTCGTCGACCATCGTGATCAGGTCGCCCTCCTGGCCGTGCTCGCCCCAGTACAGCGTGACCTCGCGCAGGGCACCCAGCACGGCCGCGATGAAGACCCGGATCCGCAGGTCGTCCGCGCTGCGGCCGGTGCGGTCGGCGAGCACCTGGGAGAGCACCTTCGCCGTGTCCGACATGGTCTCCGTCATCCGGGAGCGGATGGCGGGGACCTCCACCATCAGCCGGGTGCGCTGGCGCAGTTCCTCGTCCTCCGCGGTGACGAACGACGTCAGCGCCTCGCGCATCATCAGCCGCAGGGACTCCAGCGGGGGTTCGTCCAGCGGGCGGCTGCGGAGCACGGCCTCCATGATCGGGTCGTACTCGTCGGTGAGGACGATGTCCTCCTTGGTCGCGAAGTACCGGAACACCGTGCTCTGCGACACCTCGGCCGCCTCCGCGATCTGCTCGATGGTCGTCGCCTCGTAGCCCTGCTCCTGGATGAGGCGGTACGTCGCCTGCCGGATCGCGACCCGTGTCTTGAGCTTCTTGCGCTCGCGCAGCCCCATCGGGGGCTGCGCCTCGGGTGCGGTGAAGGAGGGGGTACGGGAGGTGGCGGCCATGGTTGCCATTGTCAGGCATCGACTGGGGCGGCGGCCACGTCCGCGGGTTCCTCCCGCTCCGGTTCGGCGGCCGGCAGGAACGCCCCGACGAGCAGTGCGCTGATCAGCGCGGTGGCGCCGACGACCAGCAGAACCAGGCTCATGCCGTGGATGTACGCGGCATCGGCGGACTCCGCGAGCCGCTGCGCCCCGAGCCGTGCCGCGACGGTGTGGGCGGCGACGACGGAGTCCCCGGCCGTGTCCGCGGCGGCGGCCGGCAGGCCCGCGGTGTCGAGCCGGCCGCTGTAGGCCCCGGCGAGCAGGCTGCCCAGCAGGGCGATCCCGAGGGCGCTGCCCGTCTGTCGTACGGTCATCAGCAGCCCCGATCCGCTCCCCGCGCGGTCCGGGGGCAGGGCGCCGAGGGCGGCGTTCATGGCGGGGACGACGGCGAAGCCGAAGCCGGCGCCGGCGATGGTGAGCCAGAGGGCGGTGAATCCGTAGCCGCTGTCGACCGTCGTACGGCTGCCGAGCAGTGCGGCGAAGGCGAGCACGACGAGTCCGGCCGACATCGTGGCGCGGGCCCCGAAGCGTGCGTTGACCGGGCCGCCCGCCCGGGTGGCGACGATCAGCCCGCCCATCATCGGCAGCATCCGCACACCGGTGCCGAAGGTGTCGTGGCCCAGTACGGCCTGGAGGTATCCGGGCAGGATGAACATCAGCCCGGCCAGCGCGAACATGACGAGCGTCGAGGCGAGCGTGCTCAGCAGGAAGGTCCGCTGCCGCAGCAGGGCCATGTCGAGCATCGGGCGGGCGGACCTGCGCTCGCGCAGCACGAGCGCGGCGATCAGGATCACGCCCGCGGCCGGGACCGCCAGGACCAGCGGGTCGCCCCAGCCGCGTCCCGGCGCCTCGATGACCCCGTAGATCAGGGCGCCCAGGCCGGTCGCCGACAGGGCGGTGGAGACCACGTCGACGGTGGGGGCCGCGGGGTCACGGGTCTCGGGGAGCAGGAACACGCAGGCGGCGATGCCGATGCCGACCATCGGGATGTTGACGAGGAAGACCGAGCCCCACCAGAAGTGGTCGAGCAGCCAGCCGCCCAGAATCGGGCCGAGCGGCAGGCCGAGCGCGGAGGCGGCCGACACGATGCCGACGGCCCTGATCCTGTCCTTGGGCTCACCGAACAGCGAGGGCAGTACGGCCAGGGCGAGCGGCATCACGAGCGCGCCGCCGACGCCCATCACGCAGCGGGCGGCGATGACGGTGGGCACGTCGTCGGCGAGGGTGCCGATGACCGATCCGACGAGGAAGACGGCGAGGCCGGCGATGAGCATCCGACGGCGCCCGAAGCGGTCGCCGAGCAGGCCCGCCGGGAGCATCAGCGCGGCGAACACGACGACGTATCCGTCGGCCATCCACTGCTGTTCGCCCGTGGTGGCGCCGAGCTCACCGGCCATGGTCGGCAGCGCCACGTTGAGGATCGTCATGTCGAATCCGAGGACGAGCATGCTCGCCACCAGGGCCCCCAGGGCCCACCAGCGTCGGTTCATGTCCGACTCCTTTGATAGTCGCAGTCAAGTGACAGTAACTCTCAAAAGATTGTGGGTGTCAACGTGTGGCCCCGCTGTCCGCGCCCGGACATGCGAAAGGGCCGCGGCTCGAAAGCCGCGGCCCTTGTCCTGAGGGGGCTCAGTTGTGGTTGTAGGCCACCAGGGAGATGCCGACGTAGTGGACGACGAAGGCCGCGAGGGTCAGTGAGTGGAAGACCTCGTGGAAGCCGAAGAAGCGCGGTGACGGGTTCGGCCGCTTGATGCCGTAGATGACACCGCCGACGCTGTAGAGCAGCCCGCCGACCACGACGAGCACCAGCACGGCGATCCCGCCGGTCCGCATGAAGTCCGGCAGGAAGAAGACCGCCGCCCATCCCATCGCGATGTAGCAGGGCGTGTAGAGCCAGCGCGGGGCGCCGACCCAGAAGACCCGGAAGGCGATGCCGGCGACCGCCGCCGCCCAGACCGCCCACAGGAGCGGGGTCCCGGTGGACTCGGGCAGCAGGAGCAGGGTCAGCGGGGTGTAGGTGCCCGCGATGATCAGGAAGATGTTCGCGTGGTCGAGCCTGCGCAGGACGGCCTCGCCGCGCGGCCCCCACGTACCGCGGTGGTAGACCGCGCTCACGCCGAAGAGCAGGCACGCCGTCAGGATGTAGATCCCGCAGGCGATCCGGCCGCGGGTGCTGTCCGCCAGCGCGATGAGCACGATGCCCGCGATCAGGACGGCGGGGAACATGCCGGCGTGCAGCCAGCCGCGCATGCGTGGCTTCAGCTCGACGTCGACGGTTCCGGCTGGTTCCAGTCCGGCGGGTTCGGGCGCGGCGGAGGTGGCAGCAGTCATTCCCGCATCGTACCTACGCCTCCGTAGGTATCGGATATGAGTGGCGATGCTCACGTGGGCGGCCCTCTGGACATATGGGCGGAACGGTCGGATGATCAAATGAGTGCGGTCGGCACCGGATGAGCGCCAGGGAATTCGAAGGGGTAGAAGCATCCGGGTCGCAGCCCCCACGGGGCCTACCAAACAGACACCCTCATCAAGGAGCGATCGTGGCGCGCGACATCGCGGCTCCCCTCACTGTTCCCACCAACCACCAGGAGCTCGTCTCCTGGGTCGACGAGATCGCAGCCCTCACCGAACCGGACCGCGTGGTGTGGTGCGACGGTTCCGAGGCCGAGTACGAGCGCCTGTGCGGGGAGCTCGTCGCCAAGGGCACGTTCACCAAGCTCGACGAGATCAAGCGCCCGAACTCCTACTACGCCGCCTCCGACCCGAGCGATGTCGCGCGCGTCGAGACCCGGACGTTCATCTGCTCCGCGAAGGAGGAGGACGCCGGTCCGACGAACCACTGGAAGGACCCCGCCGAGATGCGGGAGATCTTCGTGGGGGACAAGGGTGTCTTCCGCGGCTCCATGCGTGGCCGCACCATGTACGTCGTGCCCTTCTGCATGGGCCCCGTCGGCTCGCCGCTCTCCGCCATCGGCGTCGAGATCACCGACTCCGCGTACGTCGCCGTCTCGATGCGCACCATGACGCGCATGGGCCAGGCCGTCCTCGACGAGCTCGGCTCCGACGGCTTCTTCGTCAAGGCCGTCCACACGCTCGGCGCACCCCTGGAGGAGGGCCAGGAGGACGTCCCGTGGCCCTGCAACTCCACCAAGTACATCTCGCACTTCCCCGAGGACCGCGA harbors:
- the trhA gene encoding PAQR family membrane homeostasis protein TrhA codes for the protein MTAATSAAPEPAGLEPAGTVDVELKPRMRGWLHAGMFPAVLIAGIVLIALADSTRGRIACGIYILTACLLFGVSAVYHRGTWGPRGEAVLRRLDHANIFLIIAGTYTPLTLLLLPESTGTPLLWAVWAAAVAGIAFRVFWVGAPRWLYTPCYIAMGWAAVFFLPDFMRTGGIAVLVLVVVGGLLYSVGGVIYGIKRPNPSPRFFGFHEVFHSLTLAAFVVHYVGISLVAYNHN
- a CDS encoding DHA2 family efflux MFS transporter permease subunit — its product is MNRRWWALGALVASMLVLGFDMTILNVALPTMAGELGATTGEQQWMADGYVVVFAALMLPAGLLGDRFGRRRMLIAGLAVFLVGSVIGTLADDVPTVIAARCVMGVGGALVMPLALAVLPSLFGEPKDRIRAVGIVSAASALGLPLGPILGGWLLDHFWWGSVFLVNIPMVGIGIAACVFLLPETRDPAAPTVDVVSTALSATGLGALIYGVIEAPGRGWGDPLVLAVPAAGVILIAALVLRERRSARPMLDMALLRQRTFLLSTLASTLVMFALAGLMFILPGYLQAVLGHDTFGTGVRMLPMMGGLIVATRAGGPVNARFGARATMSAGLVVLAFAALLGSRTTVDSGYGFTALWLTIAGAGFGFAVVPAMNAALGALPPDRAGSGSGLLMTVRQTGSALGIALLGSLLAGAYSGRLDTAGLPAAAADTAGDSVVAAHTVAARLGAQRLAESADAAYIHGMSLVLLVVGATALISALLVGAFLPAAEPEREEPADVAAAPVDA